From Euwallacea fornicatus isolate EFF26 chromosome 35, ASM4011564v1, whole genome shotgun sequence, a single genomic window includes:
- the LOC136348732 gene encoding uncharacterized protein isoform X1, which produces MHHPKPKGSCRRKKADSKYECVEEDVTDSLKFDNNACGEYTELTHAGKLKSADVQREATKGRGERHAHRQSKKPHAKAREIAFRHHVLPAAITNTKLVFRKKKSFNDAVQTSIASKDKVRGREWERKHNYRFQRSRDRDIRKDDKCDKKEETEQQNEAVVGNSKEEKQRRRKSLQKGHKSTDRSPFLTIQNFSKVQKVIYCQVSHVSPLLENDETVAEVKYLYRRSKRGSKDDNQLVAEPSGRKSDPCSKTSADPDIGKVEQDLIKFKKKSKRPENEEFAAEMSNADYKSKLQRRGSIMPIESRKLKDARNTMRNVKWGTGERAGGQWRQKIKLRAKNHVTRECGHSRKCSRDQHFQSEDHKIYKIVEEIYLRKIQSLIHRKLSTLINKSKEIELKVEHASNGCKSVMKGRKRYKSGECVKGNVTRSTMKADIVNEALKRLKERPISEKGTRRSEEKFSTRVTTVNVHKNFHDSATKVFTNRTHQRHDSRRTFDRIRSKDHAGLAKNQEDSRTLRNICPDQFPDNLVPIHKSRHNYGHRRRLQEDKTIHSPIRSHHNQARSSEQRSQTNHPQLRMMTPYNSDSSSEQEIVSTSREIVRYHESNPRSCSPWKFVQEPDHQKISTMKAKLPSYPQNELLRSPPKTHVAQGNSHLRQIFGLPGSFRESQTHANGHDFSVNGIEPPIQDFKSGKKARSTKRPKCKVVLIIAIHPHGVRIDDVIGNKVKKYSDDRDVLEKRKLCRRFKSYYKYSAIEDDASEGSCDGRTLMSDSTRMVSSLSGEETINEQYLQNKNQRVETEVLQDLKNSNQIWTTRNSNLNNTVEGFSDIFINDNNEQYFVPITGTNEFYCRRLTSSRSENYLNNQDSHDKIPSQNGDHEIRVCCEEGKCRFYGPHKSHTDSRLFANLNLRRQMNISKSDVAICGGAKQVVKTTFKPNPRPQSNTNRLQNNFPLSIEKITGSQTTPCKEYQAIKPRECSCPEGDANSILEGVGDSQGPNVVQRPIPPVNDIDLAVDSPLPANEMDLTANSSFLDIKVDLTVAPPIGTTGRRKNNELEAELVVNVAQGESELTLPIKGRRVKKRVEIAYVRNRKSTTVSPIGVIKESPMQVAKKDSRKIIRRKQPPLSNSQQKTPTHRQNPLQTGSTRRMEIKSIRYESANSRMQVKVELSPAITLKCIKVFRSSSKNMLDIARKQSVQKIQTSEEAVSGIRGEAVPFGVSRIGPETNEVQSRKPASVAESYFHCHDPFGGPNTRCLTLTITDNNPLIDNGVAVRSYQSGSFGSKEATEGSFSLVSDVGNSDRLNRKSKSLVNVKRPLRDDTDRPKSEIRCGNAGSVDRNEFVVETKGGSCISNDIENTTEKFANNFNLRDTSQSHGSHQYVTNRLSTGLIGAYQKRKVYGTSRGKKMKKNFIIRKDGRHESYEVKSTVACAKHMLEISILGLNKENVLRKDRDKTSASASRGPEVAPAGELKNDDCKSEKDGISMTMGEDQERLEAMCKRLLNLQAMVDDMFQESVCTCLQFAQQCSACKNFLALIDNIQSLFARYRSESNGHLGKSQEGNSPDVLSPDPPSLDDRSESERYLEKSQKENSSDVQTNIGFPSASENSPESKRPHEKSEEGNSSGIPTIAAPAPALCDTLSIVEIYSAGLHTFSSDSALMVVPSDKELHAVEFINCESPKENGWRLIIQSMSCPTLATTFPSFKFFSEDEASIDNEAINRETFLVDLFRPFDHTFNINTCQYNMDMSHFAESNSESAESGYSTIRSSRYSPNRLVNFFGRLKIAALFKPSRSTRRTSNEDLNENICSEEMTKSGQRYARKVRQMNSLRESDEQENTEFSLQFLLSKSESATLENRASSISGGNELTENEHMAATVKDGAEISEPQFLEIKEIERAPSSCPLGGWKLTLRNSCLNNKSEIKLGSTFVANLMNDGKLHKAQKQPLGYNDASMVEFLKALIRAYDKEVEVCNKLYDDKEFYNVILGLIQEQKRQKKRAFFKIFSWKSVSVRRRKVVDTKSAPKLFKKLKIKLQSLGSNARKRFPELVEALRVNGNVNHDQKISAISEWLERINDGEFQLEQNGENNDHEARIAHHIKDSLVVAYQICLKGAGRQKRKIGSCEIKLLMLVVMKYKFCLLYKADVIISSIGRGVISSEFQLKTAVTYLAGTNVEKINRSKFEGYCRSINK; this is translated from the exons ATGCACCATCCTAAACCTAAGGGCAGCTGCAGGCGAAAGAAGGCTGATTCGAAATATGAATGTGTGGAAGAAGATGTCACAGATAGtctcaaatttgacaacaatgCTTGTGGAGAGTATACGGAGTTAACCCACGCTGGCAAGTTGAAATCTGCAGATGTCCAGAGAGAAGCTACAAAGGGCAGAG GTGAAAGGCATGCCCACCGGCAATCTAAAAAACCGCATGCAAAAGCACGTGAAATCGCATTCAGACACCATGTACTTCCCGCTGCCATAACCAATACAAAACTGgtcttcagaaaaaaaaaatctttcaacGATGCTGTTCAAACCTCGATAGCGTCGAAGGATAAAGTGCGCGGGAGAGAATGGGAACGAAAACATAATTATCGCTTCCAAAGGAGTCGTGACCGAGATATTAGAAAAGATGATAAATGtgataaaaaagaagaaacaGAACAGCAGAATGAGGCAGTGGTTGGCAATTCCAAAGAAGAGAAGCAGAGACGTAGAAAGTCTCTCCAGAAAGGTCACAAATCCACAGATAGGTCCCCGTTCCTGACTATACAGAACTTCAGTAAGGTTCAGAAAGTTATATACTGCCAGGTGAGCCATGTTTCCCCTCTGCTCGAAAATGACGAGACTGTGGCTGAAGTTAAGTATTTATATCGGCGTTCAAAGAGAGGCAGCAAAGATGATAATCAACTGGTGGCAGAACCTTCTGGGCGAAAATCTGATCCTTGCTCAAAAACCAGCGCGGACCCTGATATTGGTAAGGTAGAGCAAGATTTAATAAAGTTCAAGAAGAAGAGCAAACGCCCtgaaaatgaagaatttgCAGCTGAGATGAGTAACGCTGATTACAAGTCAAAACTTCAACGGAGAGGAAGCATTATGCCGATCGAATCCAGAAAACTCAAAGACGCAAGGAATACCATGAGGAATGTTAAGTGGGGGACTGGAGAGCGTGCAGGAGGTCAGTGGCGGCAGAAGATTAAATTAAGGGCAAAGAACCATGTTACGAGAGAATGCGGTCATTCAAGAAAGTGTTCGCGTGACCAACACTTTCAAAGTGAAGACCacaaaatctataaaattgTAGAGGAGATTTACTTGAGAAAAATTCAATCGTTGATACATCGAAAACTGAGCACATTAATCAACAAAAGCAAAGAAATAGAACTGAAAGTAGAACACGCGAGCAATGGCTGCAAATCGGTGATGAAAGGACGAAAGAGATACAAAAGCGGAGAATGTGTCAAAGGTAACGTAACAAGATCTACGATGAAGGCGGATATTGTGAACGAAGCTTTAAAGCGACTTAAAGAAAGGCCGATCTCGGAGAAAGGAACTCGGAGgagtgaagaaaaatttagcACTCGTGTAACAACGGTAAATgttcacaaaaattttcatgataGCGCAACTAAAGTGTTCACAAATCGAACGCATCAACGTCATGATTCTCGACGAACATTTGATCGCATCCGTTCAAAAGATCATGCGGGTTTAGCAAAGAACCAAGAAGATTCCAGGACATTGCGCAACATATGTCCAGATCAATTTCCGGACAACTTAGTGCCAATACACAAATCTCGGCATAACTATGGCCACAGAAGAAGACTTCAAGAAGATAAAACTATTCATTCACCGATTCGTTCTCATCATAATCAGGCTCGTTCCAGCGAACAGCGATCTCAAACAAATCATCCGCAGCTCCGTATGATGACACCATATAACTCTGATTCAAGCTCAGAGCAAGAAATAGTCTCTACCAGCAGAGAAATTGTGAGGTACCATGAGAGCAACCCCCGAAGCTGCTCGCCTTGGAAGTTTGTGCAAGAACCCGACCATCAAAAGATATCCACAATGAAAGCGAAGCTGCCTTCATATCCCCAGAATGAATTATTGAGAAGTCCTCCAAAGACCCATGTTGCACAAGGAAATTCTCATTTAAGACAAATCTTCGGGCTCCCGGGTAGTTTTAGAGAATCCCAAACCCATGCCAATGGACATGATTTTAGCGTGAATGGAATAGAGCCTCCTATCCAGGATTTCAAGAGTGGCAAGAAGGCACGAAGTACTAAAAGGCCTAAATGCAAAGTTGTTTTGATTATTGCGATTCATCCTCATGGAGTTAGAATAGATGATGTGATCggaaacaaagtgaaaaagtaCTCGGATGATCGAGACGTGTTGGAGAAGAGGAAGTTATGTCGGAGGTTTAAATCGTATTACAAATATTCTGCCATTGAAGATGACGCCTCGGAGGGAAGTTGTGATGGGAGGACTTTGATGAGCGACAGCACCCGCATGGTTTCAAGTCTTTCGGGAGAGGAAACTATCAACGAGCagtatttgcaaaataaaaaccagAGGGTGGAAACCGAAGTTTTACAGgacttaaaaaattctaatcaGATTTGGACTACAAGAAATTCTAATTTGAACAACACCGTCGAGGGATTTTCAGACATTTTCATTAATGATAATAACGagcaatattttgttcctatTACTGGTACCAACGAGTTCTACTGTAGACGGCTGACCAGCAGTCGCTCGGAAAATTACCTGAACAACCAAGACTCCCATGACAAAATTCCGTCCCAGAACGGAGACCATGAGATTCGTGTTTGCTGTGAAGAAGGAAAATGTAG ATTTTACGGGCCACACAAATCCCACACCGATTCTAGGTTGTTTGCCAATCTAAATCTCCGCCGGCagatgaatatttcaaaatccgATGTCGCCATATGCGGTGGGGCCAAGCAAGTCgtgaaaacaacatttaaaccAAATCCTCGTCCTCAAAGTAATACTAACAGATTGCAAAACAATTTCCCCCTTTCCATCGAGAAAATAACGGGATCCCAAACTACTCCTTGCAAAGAATATCAGGCAATCAAGCCCAGAGAATGCAGTTGCCCTGAAGGAGATGCGAATTCGATTCTTGAGGGTGTTGGTGACTCTCAAGGTCCAAACGTTGTCCAGAGGCCGATTCCTCCTGTTAATGACATAGATTTAGCTGTTGATTCACCTCTTCCTGCAAATGAGATGGATTTAACTGCCAATTCGTCTTTTCTTGATATTAAGGTGGATTTAACTGTTGCCCCACCTATAGGAACTACTGGGAGGAGGAAAAACAATGAACTAGAGGCGGAACTTGTTGTGAACGTTGCACAGG GCGAAAGCGAACTGACGTTACCAATAAAGGGTAGGAGAGTCAAGAAGAGGGTTGAAATCGCTTATGTTCGAAATAGAAAGTCGACAACAGTTTCTCCAATTGGAGTAATTAAAGAGTCCCCCATGCAA GTTGCGAAAAAAGactcaagaaaaataatacgtcGTAAACAGCCTCCACTCTCCAATTCTCAACAAAAAACGCCCACCCATCGTCAAAACCCTCTTCAAACAGGCTCTACTAGAAGGATGGAAATTAAAAGCATTCGGTACGAATCGGCCAATTCCAGAATGCAAGTCAAAGTTGAACTATCCCCTGCTATAACACTTAAATGCATTAAAGTATTCAGAAGTTCATCCAAGAATATGCTTGACATTGCTAGAAAACAAAGTGTTCAGAAGATCCAGACTAGTGAAGAAGCAGTGAGTGGGATTCGAGGTGAAGCTGTTCCGTTTGGCGTAAGTCGGATTGGTCCCGAGACTAATGAAGTCCAGAGCAGAAAACCTGCTAGTGTGGCAGAGTCTTATTTCCACTGCCATGATCCCTTTGGAGGCCCTAATACTAGATGTCTAACTTTAACCATAACCGATAATAATCCGCTTATTGACAACGGCGTGGCCGTTCGAAGCTACCAGTCAGGCAGCTTTGGATCGAAAGAAGCAACAGAGGGTTCTTTTTCGTTGGTGAGTGATGTAGGAAACTCAGATCGCCTCAATCGCAAGAGCAAATCTTTAGTGAACGTAAAAAGACCTCTGAGGGATGACACTGATCGACCTAAGTCGGAAATTCGCTGTGGAAATGCCGGTTCTGTGGATAGAAACGAATTCGTTGTAGAAACGAAGGGCGGAAGCTGTATCAGCAATGATATTGAGAATACCACAGAGAAATTCGCCAACAACTTTAACCTAAGAGATACCTCTCAGTCACACGGGTCACACCAGTATGTTACAAATAGACTTAGCACTGGGCTGATTGGTGCATATCAGAAGAGAAAAGTTTACGGTACCTCCAGGGGAAAGaagatgaagaaaaattttatcattagGAAGGATGGGAGGCATGAGAGTTACGAGGTGAAGTCTACAGTTGCATGTGCGAAGCACATGCTCGAAATATCAATTCTCGGCCTTAATAAAGAGAACGTTCTACGGAAAGATAGAGATAAAACATCGGCATCAGCTAGTCGAGGTCCTGAGGTTGCTCCCGCTGGTGAACTCAAAAATGATGATTGTAAATCCGAGAAAGATGGAATAAGTATGACCATGGGTGAAGATCAGGAACGTCTGGAAGCAATGTGCAAGAGACTTCTGAACCTGCAGGCTATGGTTGATGACATGTTCCAGGAATCTGTGTGCACCTGTCTACAGTTTGCACAACAATGCTCCGCCTGCAAAAACTTTTTGGCATTAATAGACAATATACAATCGTTATTCGCTAGATATCGATCAGAAAGTAACGGCCATCTCGGAAAGTCTCAGGAAGGGAACTCTCCAGATGTTCTGTCTCCTGATCCTCCATCTCTAGATGATCGGTCAGAAAGCGAACGTTACCTTGAAAAGTCTCAGAAAGAGAACTCATCAGATGTTCAGACTAATATCGGATTTCCTTCAGCCTCAGAAAATTCACCAGAGAGTAAACGCCCTCATGAAAAGTCTGAGGAAGGAAACTCTTCAGGTATTCCCACCATTGCTGCTCCTGCTCCGGCTTTATGTGATACACTTAGTATCGTGGAAATATATTCAGCTGGTCTGCATACATTTTCAAGCGATTCAGCTCTAATGGTCGTACCTTCAGACAAGGAGCTTCACGCTGTAGAATTCATCAACTGCGAGAGCCCCAAAGAGAATGGATGGCGTTTAATAATTCAGTCTATGAGTTGCCCTACCCTAGCGACTACTTTTCCCTCGTTTAAGTTCTTCTCCGAGGATGAAGCGTCAATTGACAATGAAGCCATCAATCGAGAAACTTTCTTAGTGGACCTATTTAGACCCTTTGATCATACCTTTAATATCAATACATGCCAATACAACATGGACATGTCCCACTTTGCCGAGAGCAACTCAGAGTCTGCCGAGAGCGGCTATTCCACCATTAGATCTAGCCGGTACTCCCCAAACCGTCTAGTCAATTTCTTTGGAAGACTTAAAATTGCCGCCCTATTCAAACCATCCAGATCGACCAGGAGGACGAGCAATGAGGATTTGAACGAGAATATTTGTTCTGAGGAGATGACAAAGAGCGGTCAGAGATATGCTAGAAAAGTTAGGCAAATGAACAGTTTGAGGGAATCTGACGAGCAGGAAAATACAGAATTTTCCCTACAGTTTCTGCTGAGCAAGAGCGAGTCGGCAACGCTGGAAAATAGAGCTTCAAGTATTTCTGGAGGTAATGAACTAACCGAAAATGAACACATGGCTGCCACCGTGAAAGATGGAGCCGAAATTTCGGAGCCtcaattccttgaaatcaaagaaattgaaaGGGCCCCATCTTCGTGTCCCTTAGGGGGCTGGAAACTTACTCTACGCAACTCTTGCTTAAACAACAAGAGCGAAATTAAACTGGGATCGACATTCGTGGCGAATCTTATGAACGATGGAAAGCTACATAAAGCTCAAAAGCAGCCCTTAGGTTATAATGATGCGTCCATGGTAGAATTCCTCAAGGCGTTGATAAGGGCTTATGACAAAGAGGTGGAAGTTTGTAATAAGTTGTACGATGATAAAGAGTTTTATAACGTTATATTGGGGCTGATACAAGAGCAAAAGCGACAGAAGAAacgagcatttttcaaaattttctcatGGAAATCTGTAAGTGTTCGGAGGAGAAAAGTGGTTGATACTAAATCGGCACCAAAG TTATTTAAGAAGTTGAAGATAAAACTGCAGTCTCTGGGATCAAATGCCAGAAAACGTTTTCCAGAGTTGGTTGAAGCTCTGCGAGTTAATGGAAATGTAAATCACGACCAAAAGATCTCCGCCATTTCCGAATGGTTAGAGCGGATCAATGATGGAGAATTTCAGTTGGAGCAG AATGGGGAAAACAATGATCATGAAGCCCGAATCGCGCATCATATCAAAGACTCATTGGTCGTAGCTTACCAAATCTGTCTAAAAGGTGCGGGAAGGCAAAAGAGAAAGATTGGTAGTTGCGAAATCAAGCTCCTGATGTTGGTCGtgatgaaatataaattttgcttaCTATACAAGGCGGATGTGATAATCTCCTCTATTGGGCGTGGCGTCATAAGTAGTGAATTTCAACTCAAAA CTGCTGTCACATACCTAGCGGGGACTAATGTAGAAAAGATAAATCGCTCAAAGTTCGAAGGATATTGCAGAtcaataaataagtaa